A genomic region of Bosea sp. 124 contains the following coding sequences:
- the iolD gene encoding 3D-(3,5/4)-trihydroxycyclohexane-1,2-dione acylhydrolase (decyclizing): MTATIRLTMAQALTRYLSRQMTEIDGQRLPIFGGVWAIFGHGNVAGLGEALWHERERLPTFRAHNEQAMAHAAIAYAKAYMRRRFMAATTSIGPGATNLVTAAALAHVNRLPVLLLPGDVFAGRIPDPVLQQVEDFGDGTVSANDCFKPVSRYFDRITRPEQIIPALARAMQVLTDPAECGPVTLALCQDVQAEAYDYPEGFFEEHLWTPRRPRPDRTELQAAASALKSAKKPLIVAGGGVLYSGACDDLARFSTATGIPVCETQGGKSALPDDAPLNMAAIGVTGTTAANRLAAEADLILAVGTRLQDFTTGSWSLFDAPRKAIIGLNVQAFDAGKHRALPLVADAREGLTELFAALGNWQAPESWTDNARAGKAHWRKAADAVTAASNAALPSDAQVIGAVQRTLGSDVILLHAAGGLPGELHKLWQAGPPGSYHGEYGFSCMGYEIAGGLGAKMARPGKEVVVMVGDGSYLMLNSEIATSVMLGLKLTIVLLDNRGFGCINRLQNATGGASFNNLLKDARHETLPEIDFVAHAASLGAIALKAASIAELETALGRAKTNARTTVLVIDTDPLISTGAGGTWWDVAVPEVSERAQVREARANYDASRQRQRIGD; the protein is encoded by the coding sequence ATGACCGCCACCATCCGCCTCACCATGGCGCAGGCGCTGACGCGCTATCTCAGCCGCCAGATGACAGAGATCGACGGACAACGCCTGCCGATCTTCGGCGGCGTCTGGGCGATCTTCGGCCATGGCAACGTCGCGGGCCTGGGCGAGGCGCTCTGGCACGAGCGCGAGCGCCTGCCGACCTTCCGCGCCCATAACGAGCAGGCCATGGCCCATGCGGCCATCGCCTATGCCAAGGCCTATATGCGCCGCCGCTTCATGGCCGCCACCACCTCGATCGGCCCGGGCGCGACCAACCTCGTCACCGCCGCCGCGCTGGCCCATGTCAACCGCCTGCCCGTGCTGCTGCTGCCGGGCGACGTCTTCGCCGGCCGCATCCCCGACCCCGTACTCCAGCAGGTCGAGGATTTCGGCGACGGCACCGTCTCGGCGAATGACTGCTTCAAGCCCGTCTCGCGCTATTTCGACCGCATCACCCGCCCCGAGCAGATCATCCCGGCACTCGCACGCGCCATGCAGGTGCTAACCGACCCGGCCGAATGCGGCCCGGTGACGCTCGCGCTCTGCCAGGATGTGCAGGCCGAAGCCTATGACTATCCCGAGGGCTTCTTCGAGGAGCACCTGTGGACGCCGCGTCGCCCGCGCCCGGACCGCACCGAACTTCAAGCCGCAGCATCCGCCCTCAAGAGCGCGAAGAAGCCGCTGATCGTCGCCGGCGGCGGCGTGCTCTATTCCGGCGCCTGCGACGACCTCGCCCGCTTCTCGACCGCGACCGGCATCCCGGTCTGCGAGACGCAAGGCGGCAAGTCGGCCCTGCCCGATGACGCCCCCCTCAACATGGCCGCGATCGGCGTCACCGGCACCACGGCCGCCAACCGCCTCGCAGCGGAAGCCGACCTGATCCTCGCCGTCGGCACGCGCCTGCAGGATTTTACCACCGGCTCCTGGTCGCTGTTCGACGCCCCTCGGAAAGCGATCATCGGCCTCAACGTCCAGGCGTTCGATGCCGGCAAGCACCGCGCCCTGCCGTTGGTCGCCGACGCCCGCGAGGGGCTGACCGAACTCTTCGCAGCGCTCGGCAACTGGCAGGCCCCCGAGAGCTGGACCGACAACGCCAGGGCCGGCAAGGCCCACTGGCGCAAGGCGGCCGACGCGGTCACCGCCGCCAGCAACGCCGCCCTGCCCTCGGACGCGCAGGTCATCGGCGCCGTCCAGCGCACGCTCGGCTCGGACGTCATACTGCTGCATGCCGCCGGCGGTTTGCCCGGCGAATTGCACAAGCTCTGGCAGGCCGGCCCGCCCGGTTCGTATCACGGCGAATACGGCTTCTCGTGCATGGGCTACGAGATCGCCGGTGGGCTCGGCGCGAAGATGGCGCGGCCCGGCAAGGAGGTCGTCGTCATGGTCGGCGACGGCTCGTATCTGATGCTGAATTCCGAGATCGCGACCTCGGTGATGCTCGGCCTGAAGCTCACCATCGTCCTGCTCGACAACCGGGGCTTCGGCTGCATCAATCGCCTCCAGAACGCGACCGGCGGCGCCTCCTTCAACAACCTGCTGAAGGATGCCCGTCACGAGACGCTGCCCGAGATCGACTTCGTCGCCCATGCCGCGAGCCTGGGCGCGATCGCGCTGAAGGCGGCCTCCATCGCCGAACTTGAAACCGCGCTGGGCCGGGCGAAGACCAACGCCCGCACCACGGTCCTCGTCATCGACACCGACCCGTTGATCTCGACCGGCGCCGGCGGCACCTGGTGGGACGTGGCGGTGCCCGAGGTCAGCGAGCGGGCTCAGGTACGCGAGGCGCGGGCGAACTACGACGCCAGCCGGCAACGGCAGCGTATCGGCGACTGA
- the iolC gene encoding 5-dehydro-2-deoxygluconokinase, whose translation MAGPQSGPAQALDVITIGRASVDLYGQQIGSRLEDVTSFAKSVGGCPANIAIGTARLGLRSALLTRVGNEQFGRFLREQLGREGVNLDGLKTDPTRLTALAILSVESDTSFPLLFYRENCADMALEEDDVDEGFLATARAVVVTGTHFAKPNTEAAQRKAMRLMRAQGGKVVLDIDYRPNLWGLAGHAEGDNRYIASDAVSARMKTVLPGCDLIVGTEEEVLIASGESELLSALKTIRALSSATLVLKRGPMGCVVYDGDIPDDLEAGIIGKGFPIEVYNVLGAGDAFMSGFLRGWLGGESLQTAATWANACGAFAVSRLLCSSESPTFAELQYFLKNGSPHRALRKDEAISHIHWATTRRREIPSLMALACDHRSQLEDVARKVGADPARIRDFKVLAVKAAARVANDRPGYGMLLDETHGREAMFEFARHSFSWLGRPVELPGSRPFRFETSQDIGSLLPEWPVDHCIKALCFYHPDDEPGLKQAQQEKLRGLFEAARKVGRELLIEIIAGRNGPLADDTIARAMQELYALGIKPDWWKLEPQASPAAWSAIESTIAKHDPWCRGVLLLGLDAPQAELEAGFAATVSAPIVKGFAVGRTIFMSAAEGWLSGKLDDEAAIADMARRFGALTDLWLATRGRKAA comes from the coding sequence ATGGCGGGACCGCAAAGCGGACCAGCGCAGGCGCTCGACGTCATCACCATCGGCCGCGCCTCGGTCGATCTCTACGGCCAGCAGATCGGCTCGCGGCTCGAGGACGTCACCAGCTTCGCCAAATCGGTCGGCGGCTGCCCGGCCAATATCGCGATCGGCACCGCCCGCCTCGGCCTGCGCTCGGCCCTGCTGACCCGCGTCGGCAACGAGCAGTTCGGCCGCTTCCTGCGCGAGCAGCTCGGCCGCGAGGGCGTCAACCTCGACGGGCTGAAGACCGACCCGACAAGGCTGACGGCGCTCGCCATCCTCTCGGTCGAGAGCGACACATCCTTCCCGCTGCTGTTCTACCGCGAGAACTGCGCCGACATGGCGCTGGAGGAAGACGACGTCGACGAAGGCTTCCTCGCCACCGCGCGCGCGGTCGTCGTCACCGGCACGCATTTCGCCAAGCCCAACACCGAGGCCGCCCAGCGCAAGGCGATGCGCCTGATGCGCGCGCAGGGCGGCAAGGTCGTGCTCGACATCGACTACCGCCCCAATCTCTGGGGACTGGCCGGCCATGCCGAGGGCGACAATCGCTACATCGCCTCGGACGCCGTCTCGGCCCGGATGAAGACCGTCCTGCCGGGCTGCGATTTGATCGTCGGCACCGAGGAAGAGGTCCTGATCGCCTCGGGCGAAAGCGAGCTTCTATCCGCGCTGAAGACCATCCGCGCGCTGTCTTCAGCCACCCTCGTCCTCAAGCGCGGCCCGATGGGCTGCGTCGTCTATGACGGCGACATCCCCGACGATCTCGAAGCCGGCATCATCGGCAAGGGCTTCCCGATCGAGGTCTACAACGTGCTCGGCGCGGGCGACGCCTTCATGTCCGGTTTCCTGCGCGGCTGGCTCGGCGGCGAGAGCCTCCAGACCGCCGCGACCTGGGCCAACGCCTGCGGCGCCTTTGCGGTTTCGCGTCTGCTCTGCTCGTCCGAGAGCCCGACCTTCGCGGAGCTGCAATACTTCCTGAAGAACGGCAGTCCGCACCGGGCGCTGCGCAAGGACGAGGCGATCAGCCACATCCACTGGGCGACGACGCGCCGCCGCGAGATCCCCTCGCTGATGGCGCTGGCCTGCGACCATCGCTCGCAGCTGGAGGACGTCGCCCGCAAGGTCGGGGCCGATCCCGCCCGCATCCGCGATTTCAAGGTCCTCGCCGTCAAGGCCGCCGCCCGCGTCGCCAATGACCGGCCGGGCTACGGCATGCTGCTCGACGAGACGCATGGCCGCGAGGCGATGTTCGAATTCGCCCGCCACTCCTTCTCCTGGCTCGGCCGTCCGGTCGAACTGCCGGGTTCGCGGCCGTTCCGTTTCGAGACCAGTCAGGACATCGGCTCGCTCCTGCCGGAATGGCCGGTCGACCACTGCATCAAGGCGCTGTGCTTCTACCACCCTGACGACGAGCCGGGCCTGAAGCAGGCCCAGCAGGAGAAGCTGCGCGGCCTGTTCGAGGCGGCCCGCAAGGTCGGCCGCGAATTGCTGATCGAGATCATCGCCGGCAGGAACGGCCCGCTCGCTGACGACACGATCGCCCGTGCGATGCAGGAACTCTACGCGCTCGGCATCAAGCCGGACTGGTGGAAACTCGAACCGCAGGCCTCGCCCGCCGCCTGGAGCGCGATCGAGAGCACCATCGCGAAGCACGATCCGTGGTGCCGCGGCGTGCTGCTGCTCGGCCTCGACGCTCCGCAGGCGGAACTGGAGGCCGGCTTCGCCGCGACCGTCTCTGCCCCCATCGTCAAAGGCTTCGCTGTCGGCCGCACCATCTTCATGTCGGCGGCGGAGGGCTGGCTTTCGGGCAAGCTGGACGACGAGGCGGCCATCGCCGACATGGCGAGGCGCTTCGGCGCCCTGACCGACCTCTGGCTTGCCACGCGCGGCCGCAAGGCGGCATAG
- a CDS encoding aspartate/glutamate racemase family protein translates to MKILLLNPNTSESLTTRLVDAAAQVVAPGTEIVPATAPRGVPYISTRAEAQIGGAIALEMLAERAGSYDAAVIAAFGDPGLFAARELFEEPVVGMAEAAMLTACMLGRRFAIVTFATALGPWYQECVEMHGMTARCAGIRMLDGAFRSISAVQEEKEDLLVALANDAVASTQADVVILAGAPLAGLAAKVRERIPVPVIDQAQAAVKQAETLALLRPFKARQGSFQRPAGKESTGLPGPLADWIARRG, encoded by the coding sequence ATGAAGATACTGCTGCTCAACCCCAATACCAGCGAGAGCCTGACCACGCGCCTGGTCGACGCCGCCGCGCAGGTGGTGGCGCCCGGGACCGAAATCGTGCCGGCAACGGCGCCCCGCGGCGTGCCCTATATCTCGACGCGGGCCGAAGCGCAGATCGGCGGAGCGATCGCGCTCGAAATGCTGGCCGAGCGGGCGGGGAGCTATGACGCGGCGGTGATCGCGGCCTTCGGCGATCCCGGCCTGTTTGCGGCGCGCGAACTGTTCGAGGAGCCGGTCGTCGGCATGGCCGAGGCCGCGATGCTGACCGCCTGCATGCTCGGTCGACGCTTCGCCATCGTCACCTTCGCAACCGCGCTCGGCCCCTGGTATCAGGAATGCGTCGAGATGCACGGCATGACCGCTCGCTGCGCCGGCATCCGCATGCTGGACGGGGCCTTCCGCTCGATTTCCGCGGTGCAGGAGGAGAAGGAGGACCTGCTGGTCGCGCTCGCCAACGATGCGGTCGCGAGTACGCAGGCCGATGTCGTGATCCTCGCCGGCGCGCCGCTGGCGGGGCTGGCGGCGAAAGTACGCGAGCGCATACCGGTGCCAGTGATCGATCAGGCGCAGGCGGCGGTGAAGCAGGCTGAGACGCTGGCGCTGCTGCGCCCGTTCAAGGCGCGGCAGGGCAGTTTCCAGCGGCCGGCGGGCAAGGAGAGCACGGGACTGCCGGGCCCGCTCGCCGACTGGATTGCGCGGCGAGGGTGA
- a CDS encoding SDR family oxidoreductase, with the protein MADRLKGKIAIVFGAGSSGPGWGNGKAAAVAFSREGARIACIDISQAAADETAAIINGEGGIAIALTADVTQQASIDAAVAATMTRFGRINILHNNVGVTHMGGPVELSEEQFKAALDLNLGPVYRCSKAVIPHMLAGGGGAIVNISSIAAIRWVGYPYFAYYATKAAVNQATVALAMQYARQGIRANCIMPGLIDTPMIYKQISGQYASAEEMVAARDALVPMGKMGTAWDIANAAVFLASDEAKFITGVCLPVDGGQTCSVGTMG; encoded by the coding sequence ATGGCCGACCGGCTCAAGGGCAAGATCGCCATCGTCTTCGGCGCCGGCTCCTCGGGGCCGGGCTGGGGCAACGGCAAGGCGGCGGCCGTCGCCTTTTCCCGCGAGGGCGCCCGCATCGCCTGCATCGACATCAGCCAGGCCGCCGCGGACGAGACCGCGGCGATCATCAATGGCGAGGGTGGCATCGCGATTGCGCTCACCGCCGACGTCACGCAGCAGGCCTCGATCGATGCCGCCGTCGCCGCCACGATGACGCGCTTCGGCCGCATCAACATCCTGCACAACAATGTCGGCGTGACCCATATGGGCGGGCCGGTCGAACTCTCCGAGGAGCAGTTCAAGGCGGCGCTCGATCTCAATCTCGGCCCCGTCTATCGCTGTTCCAAGGCCGTGATCCCGCACATGCTGGCGGGTGGCGGCGGCGCGATCGTCAACATCTCCTCGATCGCCGCGATCCGCTGGGTCGGCTACCCCTATTTCGCCTATTACGCGACCAAGGCGGCAGTGAACCAGGCGACGGTCGCGCTCGCCATGCAATATGCGCGGCAGGGCATCCGGGCCAATTGCATCATGCCTGGGCTGATCGACACGCCGATGATCTACAAGCAGATTTCGGGACAATACGCCTCTGCCGAGGAGATGGTCGCGGCCCGCGACGCGCTCGTACCGATGGGCAAGATGGGCACCGCATGGGACATCGCCAACGCGGCAGTCTTCCTCGCCTCGGACGAGGCGAAATTCATCACCGGCGTCTGCCTGCCGGTCGATGGCGGCCAAACCTGCTCGGTCGGGACGATGGGTTGA
- a CDS encoding TRAP transporter substrate-binding protein, translated as MTISRRTLLQGTAAASAIGSFHIGSASAQTPEFSYKYANNLPLAHPMNIRANEAVEKIKAETKGRVAIQIFPNNQLGSDTDMLSQVRSGGVEFFTLSPLILSTLVPNASVSGIGFAFPNYDAVWKAMDGELGAYVRGQIGKANLVVMDKIWDNGFRQMTSSKGPINTPDNLKGFKIRVPVSPLWTSMFTAFQSAPASINFAEVYTALQTGIVDGQENPLAIISTAKLFEVQKYLSLTNHMWDGFWFLGNKRAWERLPEDLRAIVAKNLNAAAELERADVAKLNAGLQGDLASKGMVINEAKADPFRDALRKAGFYAEWKKKYGDEAWAILEKAVGGSLS; from the coding sequence ATGACGATTTCACGCCGCACCCTGCTGCAGGGCACAGCCGCCGCCTCCGCGATCGGCTCCTTCCATATCGGCTCCGCCTCCGCGCAGACTCCCGAATTCAGCTATAAATACGCCAACAATCTACCCCTCGCGCACCCGATGAACATCCGCGCCAACGAGGCGGTCGAGAAGATCAAGGCCGAGACCAAGGGCCGCGTCGCGATCCAGATTTTCCCGAACAACCAGCTCGGCTCCGACACCGACATGCTGAGCCAGGTCCGCTCCGGCGGCGTCGAGTTCTTCACGCTCTCGCCGCTGATCCTCTCGACGCTGGTGCCCAACGCCTCGGTCTCGGGCATCGGCTTCGCCTTCCCCAACTATGACGCCGTCTGGAAGGCGATGGATGGCGAGCTCGGCGCCTATGTCCGCGGCCAGATCGGCAAGGCCAATCTCGTCGTCATGGACAAGATCTGGGACAACGGCTTCCGCCAGATGACGAGCTCGAAGGGCCCGATCAACACCCCTGACAACCTCAAGGGCTTCAAGATCCGCGTGCCGGTTTCGCCGCTCTGGACATCGATGTTCACCGCCTTCCAGTCGGCACCGGCGAGCATCAACTTCGCCGAGGTCTACACCGCGCTGCAGACCGGCATCGTCGATGGGCAGGAGAACCCGCTCGCGATCATCTCCACCGCCAAGCTCTTCGAGGTTCAGAAGTATCTCTCGCTGACAAACCACATGTGGGACGGCTTCTGGTTCCTCGGCAACAAGCGTGCCTGGGAGCGCCTGCCGGAAGATCTGCGCGCCATCGTCGCCAAGAACCTCAACGCCGCCGCCGAGCTGGAGCGCGCCGACGTCGCCAAGCTCAATGCCGGGCTGCAGGGCGACCTCGCTTCCAAGGGCATGGTCATCAACGAGGCCAAGGCGGACCCCTTCCGCGACGCCCTGCGCAAGGCCGGCTTCTACGCCGAGTGGAAGAAGAAGTATGGCGACGAAGCCTGGGCCATCCTCGAAAAGGCCGTCGGCGGTTCGCTGAGCTGA
- a CDS encoding TRAP transporter large permease subunit, whose product MVDIADSIALPAAVSELEDVRPGSPIMRPVEVVAAALVALIIGVLLLGVTSRYVFSLPVIWVDEVASISFLWLAMLGSAIAIDRNEHLRLTLFVGMMPERLRGFANTFALLVVAAFLLAMVYPAIDYAIEESFVTSAALNIPNSWRVSAIATGIILMTLLALRHAVRTSTLRDLVLATALVVIIGIAFWLLTPNFKGLGYGNILIFLLGVVALCLIAGVPIAFCFGMGTLCFLAFSTSVPMIVMVGRMDEGMSSIILLSVPIFVLLGCVLDATGMGKAIVDFLASMLGHVRAGMSYVLLGSLFLVSGISGSKVSDMATVAPALFPEMKRRGYQPKELIALLATGAAMADTVPPSIVLIVLGSVAGVSIAGLFNSGFAIAMVLLLALAVLARWKARGEDLKGVRRVSLAVIGRTALIAGPALVLPFIIRGAVGGGVATATEVSTIAVLYALVIGMILYGGISPKKFYAMFVETAALSGAILMILGTALAMAWALTQTGFARDLAHFMVGLPGGWLTFMAVTIVVFMILGCVLEGLPAIVLMAPLMFPIAKNLGINDVHYSMVVVTAMNIGLMTPPIGIGFYIACKIGNVSPDEAMGAIWPYLIALLAGLVIIAVVPSISTWVL is encoded by the coding sequence ATGGTCGACATCGCCGACAGCATCGCCCTTCCCGCAGCCGTTTCGGAACTCGAGGATGTCCGTCCGGGCTCCCCGATCATGCGCCCGGTCGAGGTCGTCGCGGCCGCGCTCGTTGCCCTGATCATCGGCGTGCTGCTGCTCGGCGTGACCTCGCGTTACGTCTTCTCGCTGCCCGTGATCTGGGTCGACGAGGTCGCTTCGATCTCCTTCCTCTGGCTTGCCATGCTGGGCTCGGCCATCGCCATCGACCGCAACGAGCATCTGCGGCTGACGCTCTTCGTCGGCATGATGCCGGAACGCCTGCGCGGCTTCGCCAACACCTTCGCGCTTCTGGTGGTCGCGGCCTTCCTGCTGGCGATGGTCTATCCGGCGATCGACTACGCGATCGAGGAAAGCTTCGTCACCTCCGCCGCCCTCAACATCCCCAATAGCTGGCGCGTCTCGGCCATCGCCACCGGCATCATCCTGATGACGCTGCTGGCGCTCCGCCATGCGGTCCGGACCTCGACGCTGCGCGATCTCGTCCTCGCCACGGCGTTGGTCGTCATCATCGGGATCGCCTTCTGGCTGCTGACGCCGAACTTCAAGGGGCTGGGCTACGGCAACATCCTGATCTTCCTGCTCGGCGTCGTCGCGCTCTGCCTCATTGCCGGCGTGCCGATCGCCTTCTGCTTCGGCATGGGCACGCTCTGCTTCCTCGCCTTCTCCACCAGCGTCCCGATGATCGTGATGGTCGGCCGCATGGACGAGGGCATGTCGAGCATCATCCTGCTCTCGGTGCCGATCTTCGTGCTGCTTGGCTGCGTCCTTGACGCCACTGGCATGGGCAAGGCGATCGTCGATTTCCTCGCCTCGATGCTCGGCCATGTCCGCGCCGGCATGTCCTATGTGCTGCTCGGCTCGCTCTTCCTGGTCTCGGGCATTTCGGGCTCGAAGGTCTCCGACATGGCAACCGTGGCGCCGGCCCTCTTCCCGGAGATGAAACGGCGCGGCTACCAGCCCAAGGAACTGATCGCGCTGCTCGCCACAGGTGCCGCGATGGCCGACACCGTGCCACCCTCGATCGTGCTGATCGTGCTCGGCTCGGTCGCCGGCGTCTCGATCGCGGGCCTGTTCAACTCCGGCTTCGCCATCGCCATGGTGCTGCTGCTGGCACTGGCCGTGCTCGCCCGCTGGAAGGCGCGGGGCGAGGATCTGAAGGGCGTGCGCCGCGTTTCGCTCGCCGTCATCGGCCGCACCGCCCTGATCGCGGGGCCGGCGCTGGTCCTGCCCTTCATCATCCGCGGCGCGGTCGGCGGCGGCGTCGCCACCGCGACCGAGGTCTCGACCATCGCGGTGCTCTACGCGCTGGTCATCGGCATGATCCTCTATGGCGGCATCAGTCCGAAGAAGTTCTACGCCATGTTCGTCGAGACCGCCGCCTTGTCCGGCGCGATCCTGATGATCCTCGGCACCGCGCTGGCCATGGCCTGGGCCCTGACCCAGACCGGCTTTGCCCGCGACCTCGCCCATTTCATGGTCGGCCTGCCCGGCGGCTGGCTCACCTTCATGGCGGTGACGATCGTCGTCTTCATGATCCTCGGCTGCGTGCTCGAGGGCTTGCCGGCGATCGTGCTGATGGCGCCGCTGATGTTCCCGATCGCCAAGAATCTCGGCATCAACGACGTGCATTATTCGATGGTGGTGGTCACGGCGATGAATATAGGCCTGATGACGCCGCCCATCGGCATCGGCTTCTACATCGCCTGCAAGATCGGCAACGTCTCGCCGGACGAAGCGATGGGCGCGATCTGGCCCTACCTGATCGCGCTGCTGGCCGGCCTCGTCATCATCGCGGTCGTGCCGAGCATCTCGACCTGGGTGCTGTGA
- a CDS encoding acyl-CoA synthetase has protein sequence MTAPTSSPPSGGVVPMTRRVMNLGHIVAQNARRLAGHPAFIWGELTLSWAQLDAQVSALAAGLRARGIGKGDRILVHSKNCDAMFVSMFATFRLGAVWVPTNFRLLPDEVAYLSTSSGARAFLCHGDFPDHAAAVAASGPAPEFAWRIGPGSFGEDEVGAVIGRHMGERVTDVAVEYDDPCWFFFTSGTTGRSKAAVLTHGQMGFVVTNHLCDLVPGTNEADSSLVVAPLSHGAGVHQLMLAARGAATILLPTERFDIDEAWRLIARHRVTSLFTVPTILKMLVEHPAVDAHDHSSLRYVIYAGAPMYREDQKRALAKLGSVLVQYFGLGEVTGNITVLPPALHDPDDGPNARVGSCGFARTATQVQIQDDQGDEVETGVQGEICVIGPAVFAGYYDNPEANAKSFRKGWFRTGDLGHMDEQGFVYITGRASDMYISGGSNIYPREIEEKILTHPAIAEVAVLGLPDPVWGEIGVAVCVCRNGKTASEAEITGFLSEKIARYKMPKRFFFWEALPKSGYGKVPKRLVRDELEARGELDWLRP, from the coding sequence ATGACTGCACCGACCTCTTCCCCTCCCTCCGGCGGCGTCGTCCCGATGACGCGCCGGGTGATGAATCTCGGCCATATCGTCGCGCAGAACGCGCGCCGGCTCGCCGGCCATCCCGCCTTCATCTGGGGGGAACTGACATTGAGCTGGGCACAGCTCGACGCGCAGGTTTCGGCGCTCGCGGCCGGTTTGCGGGCGCGCGGCATCGGCAAGGGCGATCGCATCCTGGTCCATTCCAAGAACTGCGACGCGATGTTCGTCTCGATGTTCGCGACCTTCCGGCTCGGCGCCGTCTGGGTGCCGACGAATTTCAGGCTGCTGCCGGACGAGGTCGCCTATCTCTCGACCTCTTCGGGAGCGAGGGCCTTCCTCTGCCACGGCGATTTTCCCGATCATGCGGCTGCGGTCGCAGCGTCAGGTCCCGCCCCGGAGTTCGCCTGGCGGATCGGGCCCGGCAGCTTTGGGGAAGACGAGGTCGGTGCCGTGATCGGGCGCCACATGGGCGAGCGCGTCACCGACGTCGCGGTCGAATATGACGACCCCTGCTGGTTCTTCTTCACCTCCGGCACGACCGGGCGTTCGAAGGCTGCCGTGCTGACCCATGGCCAGATGGGATTCGTCGTGACGAACCATCTTTGCGATCTCGTGCCGGGCACGAACGAGGCCGATTCCTCGCTGGTGGTGGCGCCGCTCTCGCATGGCGCCGGCGTGCACCAGCTGATGCTGGCGGCGCGCGGAGCGGCGACGATCCTGCTGCCGACGGAGCGCTTCGACATCGACGAGGCGTGGCGGCTGATCGCGCGGCATCGCGTCACCAGCCTGTTCACGGTGCCGACGATCCTGAAGATGCTGGTCGAGCATCCCGCGGTCGATGCCCACGACCATTCCAGCCTGCGCTACGTCATCTATGCCGGCGCGCCGATGTATCGCGAGGACCAGAAGCGTGCGCTCGCCAAACTCGGGTCGGTGCTCGTGCAGTATTTTGGGCTGGGCGAGGTGACCGGCAACATCACCGTGCTGCCGCCCGCGCTGCACGATCCCGATGACGGACCGAATGCGCGCGTGGGAAGCTGCGGCTTCGCGCGCACCGCCACGCAGGTGCAGATCCAGGACGATCAGGGAGACGAGGTCGAGACAGGCGTGCAGGGTGAGATCTGCGTCATCGGCCCGGCCGTGTTCGCCGGTTATTACGACAACCCGGAAGCCAATGCGAAGTCGTTCCGGAAGGGCTGGTTCCGCACCGGCGATCTCGGCCATATGGATGAGCAGGGCTTTGTCTACATCACCGGCCGCGCCTCGGACATGTACATCTCCGGCGGCTCGAACATCTATCCGCGCGAGATCGAGGAGAAGATCCTGACCCATCCGGCGATCGCGGAGGTCGCGGTGCTCGGCCTGCCCGATCCGGTCTGGGGCGAGATCGGCGTCGCGGTCTGCGTCTGCCGGAACGGGAAGACGGCGAGCGAGGCCGAGATCACCGGCTTCCTCTCGGAGAAGATCGCCCGCTACAAGATGCCCAAGCGCTTCTTCTTCTGGGAGGCGCTGCCGAAATCCGGCTATGGCAAGGTGCCCAAGCGGCTCGTCCGGGACGAGCTTGAGGCGCGGGGCGAACTCGACTGGCTCCGGCCATGA
- a CDS encoding DUF296 domain-containing protein yields the protein MRRIEQPGPAAPLRIQWVECHGRRFEMTLQPGLTLLESVRRGFAAAGFTSGVVRVGGLALAPFAYVMPALSQTPEHAAFYSEIFRPAGIARVETGAMTFGLRDGAPFFHCHALWSEASGQRSGGHILPDETMVAEAITLPAVGLDGAGFVAEHDPETHFKLFGPVQADLLGATREGRFFALRVRPNIDLAGALEQFCRERGVSRATIHGGVGSTIGARFEDGRFVENFATEVAIEAGHIIVEAGQATSEIDVALVDYTDGMAQGRLRRGDNPVLMTFELVLEAG from the coding sequence GTGAGGCGGATCGAACAGCCTGGACCGGCCGCGCCACTGCGCATCCAGTGGGTGGAGTGCCACGGCCGGCGTTTCGAGATGACGCTGCAGCCGGGGCTGACCCTGCTGGAATCGGTCCGGCGCGGCTTTGCAGCGGCCGGCTTCACCAGCGGTGTGGTGCGGGTCGGCGGTCTGGCGCTCGCACCCTTCGCCTATGTGATGCCGGCCTTGTCGCAGACGCCGGAGCATGCGGCTTTCTACAGCGAGATCTTCCGTCCCGCGGGCATTGCGCGCGTTGAGACCGGGGCGATGACCTTCGGCCTGCGCGATGGGGCGCCGTTCTTCCATTGCCATGCGCTCTGGAGCGAGGCCTCGGGCCAGCGTAGCGGCGGCCATATCCTGCCGGACGAGACGATGGTGGCCGAGGCGATCACGCTGCCGGCGGTCGGGCTCGACGGCGCGGGCTTCGTGGCCGAGCACGACCCCGAGACACATTTCAAGCTGTTCGGGCCGGTCCAGGCCGATCTGCTGGGCGCGACGCGGGAGGGTCGGTTCTTCGCGCTGCGGGTGCGGCCGAACATCGACCTCGCCGGGGCGCTGGAACAGTTCTGCCGTGAGCGCGGCGTCAGCCGCGCCACGATCCATGGCGGCGTCGGCAGCACGATCGGCGCGCGCTTCGAGGATGGCCGCTTCGTCGAGAATTTCGCGACGGAGGTCGCGATCGAGGCCGGTCATATCATCGTCGAGGCAGGGCAGGCGACATCCGAGATCGATGTGGCACTGGTGGACTATACCGACGGGATGGCGCAGGGCCGGCTCCGGCGCGGCGACAATCCGGTGCTGATGACCTTCGAGCTGGTGCTGGAGGCGGGTTAG